The genome window GCGATGTTGAAGACGTTGACGCCGGTGTGCTGGATGCGGTGTTCGCTGTCGCAGGACAGCAAGGTGGAGAACAGGTCGTGGCGGCCGTGGATGTGCGCGGCCTTGTCGAAGATGCAGCTCGGACCGTCGCCCAGGAAGTAGGCGTCCGGGATGGCGTTGAGCCCGAGGTACGCCCCCTGCAGGTAGGGGATGTTGACGCGCACGCCCACCTTACCCACGGGCGGACCTCCGGGCGGACGCGAGATGCGCGGCGTACTGGCGGTAGAACGGCAGGCGGCACAGCGGCAGCAGCTTCTCGAGGGTGCGGCGCGCTCCCGCGAGGCCCATCTCGAAGTCCTTGCTCGAGAAGCGCGCCTTGCCGGCGCGCGTGATCCGCCAGTCGAAGACGATGTCCGAGTACACGGCCGCGAAATCGCCCGCCCGCAGGGCGCGCTCGAGCTCCCACGGGCTGCGGAAGACCGCGACGCGCGCGTCCGAGAGCGCCGAAGGAAGGACCGGGGGCTCGCCGTGGCGGTCGTAGTAGACGAGGTCCACGCCGAAGCCCATCTCCATCGCCATCGTCGCCAGCGGCGCCCCGTGGCCGTAGCGCAGCTCGACGAGGCGCGGCAAGGTCGCCTCCGAGACGACGAAGCCCAGCCGGAGCCCGGAAGCCTCCCGGCGCAGCTCCTCCCAGGACGGCAGGAAGGCGGACATCCGCGCCGCCCAGGCCTTGTCGAACGCCTCCGCCTTGCCGGCCGCGGCCGCGACGCCCCGCAGGCACCGGCGGGTCCCCTCGACGCCGTAGGGCGCGCTCACCGGCACGACGGGCCGCGGCGAGGCCTCGAGCAGCTCGCGCACCTTGGTCGGGTAGGAGCTGCGCTCGCAGAAGACCTGCCACCGCGCCTTGGGCAGGCCGTTCAGGGACGGGAAGCTCACGTCCGGGAACACGGAGACGCCGATCCCGAGGCCGAGGTCGTCCAGGAACGGCCGGATCTCCTCCTCGCGCACGCGCTTCGGGAAATGGAAGAGGTTGACCAGGCGCTCGTCGCCGGGCTCCGCGAAGAAGCCCGGCGCGCTCAGCAGGGAGCGGAAATGGGCCCCGAAGTTGTCGTTCTCGTCGCGGTCCTTCTGGCTCCAGCTCACCGAGGACCCGCCGATCTCCTTCTCGCAGCGCCGCGCGAGCCCCTGGAAATCCTCGCCCATGATGATCGGCGTGCACAGGTGCGTGAAGAGGAGGTAGTCGCCGGGCTTGGCCCGCTTGCGGACCTCCTCGACCAGGGCGTCGGCCCGCTCTCCGGTGCCCATGACCATGTCCCGCTCCTCGAGTTCGGTCACGATGCTCCCGTCCCGGGCGCCTTCGTCCTCGGGCTCGCCCGCGCCCCTCTCCTCGCCGTTCTCGCTCTCCTCCGGCCAGTCCATGAAGCTCCATTTGGCGAAGCTGCGCCGGGGCCGCGCGTAGTAGCACTCGAGGTCGGCGTACTCGATGTTGATCGTCTTCTCGGTGGTGCAGGAGGGCACGCCCAGCAGCACCTCGAAGTCCTGGTCGGCGTAGAAGTTCCTCCACCCGGCCTCGAGCAGCGCCATCGGCTGCCCGATGCACGGCACCTTGACCTTGTCCCCGTCCTGCCCGGGCGCGACCTTCTCCGTGAAGGACAGGGGGTCGGCGTCGAGCACGGCCGCGACGTCGGACAGGGTCCGCTCGCCGAGGCGGGACGCGAAGACCTTCAGCAGCTTCAGGACGGCCGGCCCCGCGGCGCCCTTGGGCGCCAAGGCGAGCCCGGGCGCGCGGACGGCGGCCTCGGTCGAGGAGCGCGGCAGGAGGTAGACGACGAGGCGGTGGGCGCCGCTCGTCAGGCTCAGGCGCACGCGCGGGCTCTCCCGTCCCAGCGCGCAGGCGCCGTCGAGCCTCCAGCCCGCCCCTCCCGCCTTGAGCCCCATCAGGCTCTCCACGGCGGCGAGGGCCGCGGGCCCCGCCGTGACGTGCCGCTCGCCCGGGATCATCGCGCTCTCACCAGCCCTTGTAGAACCGCCGGTCGTCCATCGGCGTCGGGATCGGGCAGTCCTCCTTGCGGATGTCGAGTATCTTCTTGGCCAGCGACGCGAGGCTCTTCGAGAACGGGCTCTTCGGCGCCATCTCGACGACGGTGTTCTTGCGGGCGAACTCCGCCTTGCGCACGGCGGGGTCGCGCGGCACGAACTCGAGGATGCGCGTGCCGAGGATCTCGGCGAACGTCTCGAGCTTCCTGCGCTCCACCTTGCCGTCCTTGAGGTTCGCCACGAGGCCCGCGAGGTAGACGCCGTTGGAGGCGTAGGTCCTCACGGACTTCGCGATGTTGTTGGCCGCGTACAGCGCCATCAGCTCCTCCGAGACCACGATGACGATCTTCTCGGCGAAGCCCTTGCGCAGCGGCGCGGCGAAGCCGCCGCACACGACGTCGCCGAGGACGTCGAAGACCCGCGCGTCGTAGCCGCCCGCCTTCAGCACGCCGAGGTCCTGCAGCGCCTCGAGCATCAGCGAGATGCCCCGGCCGGCGCAGCCCACGCCCGGCTCCGGCCCGCCGGCCTCGACGCAGTCGATGCCGAGGCGGCCCTTGACGATGAGGTCCGAGGGCTTGAGCTCGCCGTGGTCGCGCACCCCGAAGATGCGGGTGTACTTCTCCATGAAGGTCTCGATGAGTTCGCCGTCGACGAGCCCCAGCGTGCTGTCGTGCTTCGGGTCGCAGCCGACGTGCAGGACCTTGAGGCCCTGCAGCGCGTAGACCGAGCTGAGGTTCGAGGAGATCGTGGACTTCCCGATGCCGCCCTTGCCGAACACGACGATGTTGTTCTCCATGCTCACTTCGCTCTCCTGTAGATCCTCTGCCCGCGCGCGAACTCGGCGAACTCGGCGGCGGGCATGGGCCGCGCGGCGGCGCCGGGGACCGCGCCCCGCCGCGCCTCGATCGCCTTCGCCAGGTCGCGGAAGCGGGCCGCCGCCGCTCCCTTCGGAGCGTGCTCGAAGACGGTCAGCCCCAGCTCCTCCGACTCCAGGATGTCCGGGTCGCGCGGGATGACGGCCGTGATGTCGACGCCGAGGCGCGAGGCGAAGGCCTCG of Elusimicrobiota bacterium contains these proteins:
- a CDS encoding AAA family ATPase translates to MSMENNIVVFGKGGIGKSTISSNLSSVYALQGLKVLHVGCDPKHDSTLGLVDGELIETFMEKYTRIFGVRDHGELKPSDLIVKGRLGIDCVEAGGPEPGVGCAGRGISLMLEALQDLGVLKAGGYDARVFDVLGDVVCGGFAAPLRKGFAEKIVIVVSEELMALYAANNIAKSVRTYASNGVYLAGLVANLKDGKVERRKLETFAEILGTRILEFVPRDPAVRKAEFARKNTVVEMAPKSPFSKSLASLAKKILDIRKEDCPIPTPMDDRRFYKGW